The Deltaproteobacteria bacterium HGW-Deltaproteobacteria-18 genome includes the window GTGGAAACCCAGGCGCAACGCAGTCTGCTGGCTTCCATGGGGCCCATAGTGCTGCAAGGCTATCTTGCCAGCCGACCTGTCCCCGCCCAGGATTTTGAGGAGTTGCTGGCCAGGGACGGGCTGCTTTCACCGCTTGTTGCCTGATCCCGGGGCATGGGCACTAGCCCTGACAGGGGATTTTGCTCGGGTCCGGTCAACATGCAGGCAGCTGCTCACCACGTGCGCGCTGAAACGGAAATGATATTCATGCGAAAACTTGCCCGCATTGGCGCCCTGGCGCTGCTCTATGCCTTGCTGCTGGGGGCTGTCCTGTGGAGTGTTCTGGCCGTTTATTACGGCGATCTGCCGCAGTTCTGGCGTATTCCAGCCGCAGCGGCGGCAGGGGCACTGCTGCTGGGGTCCCTCATGCTGCGTGGGCAGAGGATGCGCCTGACCGTTTTCGGTCTCGTGTTTTCCCTGATTCTGGTCTGGTGGTTTGCCCTTGAACCGTCGAACACCAGGGACTGGCAGCCCGATGTCGCCATCCTGCCGCGTGCAGAAATCAATGGCGACCTGATCACTCTGCGTAATATCCGCAATTGCGAATACAGTTCCGAAACCCGGTATGGCGTCAACCATTATGACAAGACGGTGCGCCTCTCACAGCTCAAGGCCGTGGATCTTTTTCTGGTTTACTGGGGTTCGCCGCTCATTGCCCACACCATGCTCAGCTTTCAATTCGGGGATGACGACTTTGTCTGCGTCTCCATCGAGACCCGCAAGACAGTTGACGAGGAGTATTCGGCGTTGCGCGGATTCTTTCGGCAGTACGAACTGATTTATGTACTGGGCGACGAGCGCGATCTGGTCCGTCTGCGCACCAATTTTCGCAATGAGGACGTGTATCTGTATCGGCTGGCTTTCAACCAGGACGTTGCCTGTCCTGTTTTTCTGCAATATCTCAAAAAGATAAACGAGCTTTATGAAAATCCGCAGTGGTACAACGCTCTTTTCAGCAATTGCACGACAAATATCCGCGCGCATGCGCTGACCTATACCCGCGATGCCCGCATTGACTGGCGCATCCTCGTCAATGGGTTTGTGGACGAGATGGCCTACGAGCGCGGCATGCTGGATACCCGCGTCCCCTTTGCCGACCTGCGGAGGCTCAGTCTCATCAATGCGCGTGCCAAGGCACTGGGTGATGATCCGGACTTTTCCCTGCGCATCCGTGAAGGACTCTTGGCACCCGGTTCCAGCAATTCTTTTTGAGTTCAAGTTCGAACGATGTTCTCAGCAGTAAGAATCAGGGATTTTGCTTTGTAGCCAGTCGCCTTTTTTCGTTTCGGAGGCGGTCTTCCGGCCCATCAACGACGAAGCCCGGCTTTTGGCCGGGCTTCGTCGTTGATGGCTGCGCGCACTGATCCACGCTGGTGAAAGGCTCAGATCCTGAATTTGCCGACCATGGCATTGAGGTCGCGGGCAAGTCCGCTCAGACTTTCGGAACTGGCCTGCACCGCCTCGGCCGACTGGGCGATGGCGCCGGAGGCTTCGTTCACGGAAGAAACTTCCTTGGCGATGTTACGGGTCACGGCCTCGGCCTGGGACACGTTCTCGTTCACTTCCTGCACGCCCTGGGAGGCCTGACCGACATTGTCGGCGATGTCACGGGTCGTGACGGACTGCTCCTCGACGGCGGCCGCGATGGTGCCGAC containing:
- a CDS encoding histidine kinase; the protein is ALNATIEAARAGEAGRGFAVVANEIKELAMQTARATEEIRGKIQGIQGATGVTVSEIQQVSQVINEVDSIVGTIAAAVEEQSVTTRDIADNVGQASQGVQEVNENVSQAEAVTRNIAKEVSSVNEASGAIAQSAEAVQASSESLSGLARDLNAMVGKFRI